A DNA window from Bradyrhizobium sp. CCBAU 53421 contains the following coding sequences:
- a CDS encoding GNAT family N-acetyltransferase, with the protein MFATPRIETQRLILRPLALSDAAAIQRHFNNWNVIRTLATVVPWPYPDDGAESFIKRELDKIAAGEESYQWVLVLRAGDGGAIGNINFRPRADGRKGNRGFWLAEPYWNQGLMTEAIAAVNDFAFLTLGLDHFHVCNAQSNVASRRVKQKTGAEFVGFVELSHHNGESRAEKWKVTRETWLRDRAAT; encoded by the coding sequence ATGTTCGCGACGCCACGCATCGAGACGCAACGCCTGATCCTGCGGCCGCTTGCACTGTCGGATGCCGCAGCGATCCAGCGTCACTTCAACAATTGGAACGTGATCAGGACGCTCGCCACCGTGGTGCCGTGGCCGTATCCCGACGACGGCGCCGAGAGCTTTATCAAGCGCGAGCTCGACAAGATCGCCGCCGGCGAGGAAAGCTATCAATGGGTGCTGGTGTTGCGTGCCGGCGATGGCGGGGCGATCGGCAACATCAATTTCCGTCCGCGCGCCGACGGTCGCAAGGGCAATCGCGGGTTCTGGCTCGCCGAGCCTTACTGGAACCAGGGTCTCATGACCGAGGCGATCGCCGCGGTGAATGATTTCGCCTTCCTGACGCTCGGCCTCGATCACTTCCATGTCTGCAACGCGCAGTCCAACGTCGCCTCGCGCCGGGTCAAGCAGAAGACCGGCGCCGAATTTGTCGGCTTCGTCGAGCTTTCGCACCACAATGGCGAGTCACGGGCGGAGAAGTGGAAGGTCACGCGCGAGACCTGGCTGCGCGATCGCGCGGCGACGTGA
- the mutM gene encoding bifunctional DNA-formamidopyrimidine glycosylase/DNA-(apurinic or apyrimidinic site) lyase: MPELPEVETVRRGLQPAMEGSKILKAEARRKDLRFPFQKDFIARLEGRTITGLGRRAKYLMADLNSGDVLLMHLGMSGSFRVLKQEGAAAPGQFHHPRSEDRAHDHVVFHMSSGAAVVFNDPRRFGYMKIIARNAIEDEPLLKGLGPEPLGNEFDAAMLARSCHNKKTSLKAALLDQRVVAGLGNIYVCEALFRSHLSPRRLAATLATKKAEPTDHARRLVNAIHSVLNQAIKAGGSSISDHRLTNGDLGYFQHSFQVYDREGETCRTSGCGGIVRRFTQNGRSTFWCPKCQK; the protein is encoded by the coding sequence ATGCCGGAATTACCCGAAGTCGAGACCGTCCGCCGTGGCCTGCAACCGGCCATGGAAGGGTCCAAAATCCTCAAGGCCGAGGCCCGCCGCAAGGATTTGCGGTTTCCGTTTCAAAAAGACTTTATCGCCCGCCTCGAGGGCCGGACCATCACCGGGCTCGGCCGCCGTGCCAAATATCTGATGGCGGACCTGAACTCCGGCGATGTGCTGCTGATGCATCTCGGCATGTCGGGCTCGTTTCGCGTGCTGAAGCAGGAGGGCGCGGCGGCGCCGGGGCAATTCCACCATCCGCGCAGCGAGGACCGCGCGCACGATCACGTCGTGTTCCACATGTCGTCGGGCGCGGCCGTCGTGTTCAACGATCCCAGGCGCTTCGGCTACATGAAGATCATCGCCCGCAATGCGATCGAGGATGAACCGCTGCTGAAGGGGCTCGGCCCCGAGCCGCTCGGCAACGAGTTCGATGCGGCGATGCTGGCGCGCTCCTGCCACAACAAGAAGACCAGCCTGAAGGCCGCGCTGCTCGATCAGCGCGTGGTGGCGGGACTTGGCAACATCTATGTCTGCGAGGCGCTGTTTCGCTCGCATCTGTCGCCGCGGCGATTGGCCGCGACGCTTGCAACGAAGAAAGCCGAGCCCACCGACCACGCCAGGCGGCTCGTCAACGCGATCCATTCGGTGCTCAACCAGGCGATCAAGGCCGGCGGCTCCTCGATCAGCGACCATCGCTTGACCAACGGCGATCTCGGCTATTTCCAGCATTCGTTCCAGGTCTACGACCGTGAGGGCGAGACCTGCCGCACCTCTGGCTGCGGGGGCATCGTCCGGCGCTTCACCCAGAACGGCCGCTCCACGTTCTGGTGCCCGAAGTGCCAGAAATAG
- the ggt gene encoding gamma-glutamyltransferase yields the protein MNGNWRDRAATSFQCEKQPATSSRGMVVSNHPLASSAGAEMLAAGGNAIDAAIATLFTLTVVEPMMVGIIGGGMAHIRLADGSHRFIDGQSTVPQAVKPDTYTSKPGSAHDVFDTVGNENLNGPKAVAVPGSLKAWCETLRRFGTMSLADVMQPAIKHAARGYAATPYLHECITDGAAEMLKDKPIAAIYLPDGKPLKPGERVVQAEYAETLKYIADHGDNALYQGPLGDILVDYMKKNGGFIAQGDLATYKTVERQPIRCDYRGWEILGPPPPAASGVHITEMLNILEGYDIARLGFGTAETIHYLAEVLKIAFADREAASGDPAYINVPVERLTSKAYADERRRAIDPDRAQVWGAGVSQLEGAHTTHMTAADAMGNVVATTQTINNLFGAKILIPGLGTVPNNYMNLFDPRPGHALSLAAGKRVTTSMSPMMALRDGKLAYALGLPGGKRIFPSAMQALINLIDHGMDLQEAVEAPRVWTEGNALEVEQAVPESIRTALSAKGHKVQVVPTVAGGMNAIQFHGDGTMSGAACWRADGTPVGIAGGLARAGVRFALR from the coding sequence ATGAACGGCAACTGGCGCGATCGTGCCGCGACCAGCTTTCAGTGCGAGAAGCAGCCGGCTACCAGCAGCCGCGGCATGGTGGTGAGCAATCATCCGCTGGCATCGAGCGCCGGCGCCGAGATGTTAGCTGCCGGCGGCAATGCGATCGACGCGGCGATCGCCACTCTGTTCACGCTGACCGTGGTCGAGCCGATGATGGTCGGCATCATCGGCGGCGGCATGGCGCATATTCGTCTCGCCGACGGCAGCCATCGCTTCATCGACGGCCAGAGCACGGTGCCGCAGGCGGTGAAGCCGGATACCTACACCTCGAAGCCCGGTTCGGCGCATGACGTGTTCGACACCGTCGGCAACGAGAATCTGAACGGGCCGAAGGCGGTCGCGGTGCCGGGGTCGCTGAAGGCCTGGTGCGAAACGCTGCGCCGCTTCGGCACCATGAGTCTGGCCGACGTGATGCAGCCCGCGATCAAGCATGCCGCGCGCGGCTACGCGGCGACGCCTTATCTGCACGAATGCATCACCGACGGCGCCGCGGAGATGCTGAAGGACAAGCCGATTGCGGCGATCTATCTGCCCGACGGCAAGCCGCTGAAGCCGGGCGAGCGCGTGGTGCAGGCGGAATATGCCGAGACGCTCAAATACATCGCCGATCATGGCGACAACGCGCTCTACCAGGGGCCGCTCGGCGACATCCTGGTCGACTACATGAAAAAGAATGGCGGCTTCATCGCGCAGGGCGATCTCGCGACCTACAAGACAGTCGAGCGGCAGCCGATCCGCTGCGACTATCGCGGCTGGGAAATCCTCGGGCCCCCGCCGCCCGCGGCGTCGGGCGTGCACATCACGGAGATGCTCAACATCCTCGAAGGTTATGACATCGCGCGCCTCGGCTTCGGCACGGCCGAGACGATCCATTATCTTGCCGAGGTGCTGAAGATCGCCTTTGCCGATCGCGAAGCCGCAAGCGGCGATCCCGCCTATATCAACGTGCCGGTGGAACGGCTGACCTCGAAGGCCTACGCCGACGAGCGCCGCCGCGCCATCGATCCCGATCGTGCGCAGGTGTGGGGTGCCGGCGTCAGCCAGCTCGAAGGCGCGCACACCACGCACATGACCGCGGCGGATGCGATGGGCAACGTGGTCGCGACCACCCAGACCATCAACAATCTGTTCGGCGCCAAGATCCTGATCCCGGGCCTCGGCACCGTGCCGAACAATTACATGAACCTGTTCGATCCGCGGCCGGGCCACGCACTGTCGCTGGCGGCAGGCAAGCGCGTCACCACCTCGATGTCGCCGATGATGGCGCTGCGCGACGGCAAACTGGCTTACGCACTCGGGCTGCCCGGCGGCAAGCGTATCTTCCCGAGCGCGATGCAGGCGCTGATCAATCTGATCGATCACGGCATGGACCTGCAGGAGGCGGTCGAGGCGCCGCGGGTGTGGACCGAGGGCAATGCGCTGGAGGTCGAGCAGGCGGTGCCGGAGAGCATTCGTACCGCGCTGTCGGCGAAAGGCCACAAGGTGCAGGTCGTGCCGACGGTTGCCGGCGGCATGAACGCGATCCAGTTCCACGGCGACGGCACCATGTCGGGCGCGGCCTGCTGGCGCGCCGACGGCACGCCGGTCGGCATTGCCGGCGGCCTTGCTCGTGCCGGGGTGCGGTTTGCGTTGAGGTGA